The Salinibaculum sp. SYNS191 genome has a window encoding:
- a CDS encoding DUF7115 domain-containing protein gives MEIPHLVREHLGDEAIEASVSLGDEDVVCVTPSRALVYRGEGLLSDESVSTYSLDLERFDISEGRRKTKFLFEYVDGTDTFTVPASRADSLLTLLLQAVLRIDGVIGPDESLTGVYQFSELTLVVAESRLVKHIGSTVWDPDFEVYDYDDVTGLDFEEGSVATQIVLTVGGRPQRIKAPNDQAPEVEQTLVQTLCTYHDVSSLDELQQTLAPEEEPTADDGETDSPSSASGDFGLEEGISPLVGDDAGASGEPGDAADSQTEATRSSAAGDRQRAPSTTSDRSHEATREPETPATDETSPEPTRSSAASTDPSIDPADIEAIQEQLAALTKVVRRQNELLEKHDASIETHDERIEQLIDELRRGR, from the coding sequence ATGGAGATTCCGCACCTCGTCAGAGAGCATCTCGGGGACGAGGCCATCGAGGCGAGCGTCAGCCTCGGCGACGAGGACGTCGTCTGCGTGACGCCGTCGCGAGCGCTCGTCTACCGCGGGGAGGGCCTGCTCAGTGACGAGTCCGTCAGCACCTACTCGCTTGACCTCGAACGCTTCGACATCTCCGAGGGGCGTCGCAAGACGAAGTTCCTCTTCGAGTATGTCGACGGGACGGACACGTTCACCGTCCCGGCCAGCCGCGCCGACTCGCTTTTGACGCTGCTGTTGCAGGCCGTCCTCCGCATCGACGGCGTCATCGGCCCGGACGAGTCCCTCACCGGCGTCTACCAGTTCAGCGAACTCACGCTCGTCGTCGCGGAGTCGCGGCTCGTCAAGCACATCGGCTCGACGGTCTGGGACCCCGACTTCGAGGTGTACGACTACGACGACGTGACCGGCCTCGACTTCGAGGAGGGCAGCGTCGCCACGCAAATCGTCCTCACGGTGGGGGGCCGTCCACAGCGCATCAAGGCACCGAACGACCAGGCACCGGAGGTCGAGCAGACGCTCGTCCAGACGCTGTGTACCTACCACGACGTGTCCTCGCTCGACGAACTTCAGCAGACGCTCGCACCCGAGGAGGAGCCGACGGCCGACGACGGCGAGACCGATTCCCCCTCGTCGGCGTCGGGCGACTTCGGGCTGGAGGAGGGCATCTCCCCGCTCGTCGGTGACGACGCGGGCGCGTCCGGGGAACCGGGCGACGCCGCGGATTCGCAGACAGAGGCGACCCGGTCCTCGGCGGCCGGCGACCGCCAGCGCGCACCGTCGACCACCTCTGACCGCTCCCATGAGGCGACGCGGGAACCCGAGACCCCGGCGACGGACGAGACCTCCCCGGAGCCAACCCGGTCGTCGGCAGCCAGCACGGACCCGTCGATAGACCCGGCCGACATCGAGGCCATCCAGGAGCAACTCGCGGCACTGACGAAGGTGGTCAGACGCCAGAACGAACTCCTCGAAAAGCACGACGCGAGCATCGAGACCCACGACGAGCGCATCGAACAGCTCATCGACGAACTGCGCCGCGGGCGGTAG
- a CDS encoding MTH865 family protein: MTTTESEPGDDPERTEAERELRTQFEAVFGEAAFPLTDPFDLIPLLPDGPETTFEADGVTIEAIELGLTYGKYQRYPYDSVERLVDDIIDGLRAEGEL; the protein is encoded by the coding sequence ATGACCACGACAGAGAGCGAACCGGGAGATGACCCGGAGCGCACGGAGGCCGAACGGGAACTCCGGACGCAGTTCGAGGCCGTCTTCGGGGAAGCGGCGTTCCCGCTGACCGACCCGTTCGACCTCATCCCGCTTCTCCCCGACGGCCCGGAGACGACGTTCGAGGCCGACGGCGTGACCATCGAGGCCATCGAACTCGGCCTGACCTACGGCAAGTACCAGCGCTATCCGTACGACTCCGTGGAGCGCCTGGTCGACGACATCATCGACGGCCTCAGAGCCGAAGGCGAACTGTAG